TGTCGGCGGGCAGCCGCCCCGCCGTGTCGGTGGTGCGCACCTGGACGTCGTCGACCTCGCCCAGCATCATCGGCTCGGTGCCCGGCCGCGAGGCGCGCCCCTCGGCGGAGTCGGGGTCGGGGGCGTGGTCGTCGTGGTACTCCAGCTCCGCCCAGGTGCTCCACGCACCGTCGGTGCGGGTGCGCACCTCGAAGGCGAGCTCCTCGTCGGGCACCGCGGCGCCGGGCTCCCAGGTGACGCCGACAGCGCCGTAGCCGGTGACCGGCTCGGGCCGGCTGGTCAGGGTGGCCACGCCCCCGCTGCGCAGGGTGCGGGCGGTGGTCGCTCCCGAGGGCGAGGTCAGCACGTGCTCGTCGACGACGGCCTCGACCGGCCGGGTCGGCACGGTCGAGGTCTTCTGCGCCGTGCGGACGTACGCCGCCAGGGCACTGTGGTCGCTGCTCGTGGTGTCGACGACAGGGCGCTTCACGACGTCCAGGCTGATGACGCTGGCGGCGGGCGCGAGCACGGCGACGACGGCTCCGAGCGCCAGCAGCTGCTGGCAGCCGGAGACGAAACGAGACCTGCTGGGGGGCATACGAGGGTCCTTCACGGTGCGCGGGGAAGTTCACACAGTGCGCAACTTTCACATGAGTCACAGGGGCCCCGAAAGGGTTCGTGAGTAACTACAAGCGTGTAATTTCCAGTCGACACGCCGATGAAGTCGAGAAAAGTCAAGTCTCGGAGTCGTCCAGGGACGCAGAACGGCCCCCAGGCGTGCTGCCTGGGGGCCGTTCGCGGTGCGGTGGAGCTCGCTCAGATGTCGGCGCCGAGCTCGTCGTCGTCCTTGTCCTCGTCGTCGGAGTCGTACTTGACGTACTTGATGCCCTCGTCGACGTCGCCGTCGAAGCCGAGGCGACCCTCCTCCAGGACCAGCACGCGGTTGCACATGCGACGCACCGAGCCCGCGGCGTGGCTGACGTAGAACACCGTCACCCCGGAGTCCCGGACCTCCTCCATCTTCTCCATGCACTTACGCTTGAAGGGCTTGTCCCCCACCGCGAGCGCCTCGTCGGCGAGGAAGATGTCGCAGTCGACGTTGATGGCGACCGCGAAACCCAGCCGGGCGAACATGCCCGAGGAGTAGTTGCCGACGGGTGAGTCCAGGTGCTTGCCGATGTTGGCGAAGTCGATGATCTCGTCGAGCTTGCGGTTGGTCTCCCGCTCGCTCATCCCGAAGACCGCGGCGTTGAGGTAGACGTTCTCGCGCCCCGTGAGCTGGGGGTGGAAGCCGGCACCGGTCGCGATCAGCCCGGCGATCCGACCGCGGGTCAGGACCCGGCCCGAGTCGGGCTTCATGATCCCGTTGACGAGCTTGAGCAGCGTGGACTTGCCGCTGCCGTTGAGTCCCATCAGGCCGATCGACTCGCCCTGCTCGACGGTGAACGAGACGTCGTCGAGGGCCTTGAAGGTGTCGCTGACCTGCTGGCCGCGCAGCTTCGCCACGCTCACCTGCTTGAAGGTGCGGTGGTAGCGCAGGGTGAAGGACTTCGTGGCGTTCTCCACCACGATGGACGTCGAGGGCGAGTAGCTCAATTCAACCGCTCCGGGATCTTGTCCTCCAGGGCTCGGAAGACCAGCTGGGCGATCACCAGGATCACCGCGGAGATCACCAGCATGATCACCCCGCGCGAGTAGAGGTGGTCGGGCAGGTCGGTGGCGGCAGTGGCCGCGGGGTCCTCGGTGGTGCCCACCCAGAAGGCCCGCTGGACCAGCAGCACCGCCTCGGCGAGCGGGTTGTAGAGGTAGTACTGCGCGAACCCCTTGAACCGCTCCTCGACCAGCGTGTACGGGTAGATCATCGGCACGCCGAAGCGCACGAAGTTCGTCAGGATGGAGACCGCGCTGGAGAAGTCGCGGAAGAACACGTTGGCCACGCTGAAGAGCAGCGCCAGCGCGGTGCCCAGCAGCATCACGATGCCCAGCGCCAGCACGAACGCCAGCATCCCGGCCACGCTCGGCACCCATCCGTAGAGGAGGCAGGCGATCACGAGGATCACCACCTGCGGCCCCACGTGGTAGAGCGAGACCATCATGGACGCGACCGGGAACATCTCCTTGGGCAGCGACATCTTCCGGATCAGTGCCTTGTTGCGCACGATCGAGCGGGTCCCGGCGTTGAAGGTCTCCACGAAGAAGTGCACGACGATGAGACCGGTGAAGATGTGGATCGCGAAGTTCTCGGTGCGGTTGCGGTCGAGCAGCATCCCGAAGACGACCAGGTAGATGAAGAACTGGCTGAGCGGGTTGATGTAGGACCAGATCATGCCCAGGAACGAGCCGGAGTAGCGGGCGTTGATCTCCCGCTTGACCAGCAGCTTGAGCAGGTAGCGGTGCCGGAAGACCTCGAGCAGGCCCTGGCTCGCGGCCGGCGAGCCCAGCGGCGCGTCGACGACGTGGGTGCTCGACGGACGCGCCATCTCCCCGCTCCCCTGCGCTGCGCCCTCGTCCGGGCGCTTCGACTCAGCCATCCAGGTCCGCCCGGTCCTCGGTCCAGGGACGGAAGGTCTCCTCCCACGCCTCGGGCGAGGTGATGTTGCCCAGCTCCGCGCGGTACTCCTCGACCAGGCGCGGCCACTCGCGCTTGAGGCGCTCGTGCAGCTGCAGGGTCTTGGTCATCAGCTCGCGGAACGTCTCCGGGTCTCGCTGGTACAGCGCGGCCGAGGAGCCGTCGTTCATCGACACCACGGCGGAGTCGTAGCGGGCCAGGCGGTACCACTTCGCGTCCATCGCGCGGACCTCCGCCTCCGGGTTGCTGCGCGAGAGCGGTCGCGGCTTCTTCAGCTGGCGGATCGGCATCAGGCCGGCACTGACCAGCAGGGCCATCCGCCCGGGCACCGCGGAGTCGTCCTTGCCCTTGCGCGGCGGCTTGGAGCGACGCACCGGGGCGAACGAGTCGGGATCGGCCTGGAGCCGGGCGTCGGTGAACTGCTTGCGGGTCGCGTTGACCTCGGCCAGCTTCGTCGCCAGCTGCGCGTGCAGCGCCCGCGGCCCCTCGAGCACGTCGAGCAGCGCCTGGTGGCGGATCTCGACGGTGGAGTACTGCATCGCGACCAGGTGGGCGATCTGGTGGTTGCGGCTCTCGCGGATCATCCGGCCGCCGTGCGGGTACGGCGAGTGCAGCAGCGCCGCGACGAAGCGGTTGCGCACGTGGAAGTAGGCCTGCCAGTCGAGCGCGTCGTTCTTGTCGGTCCACGGGACGTGCCAGACCGCGGCGCCGGGGAAGGTCACCGTCGGGTAGCCGGCGGCCTTGGCGCGCAGGCCGAACTCGGAGTCGTCCCACTTGATGAAGACCGGCAGCGAGAGCCCGATGTCCTCGAGCACGAGGCGCGGGATCAGGCACATGAACCAGCCGTTGAAGTCGACGTCGATGCGCTGGTGCAGCCACCGGGTCGAGCGCAGGTTGCGCGAGGCGAAGTCCCAGTCGCCGAAGACGCCGGGGGCCGACTGCCACCAGAAGCGCCACGGCTGCACGACCTCGCCGAAGCTGTGCAGGCGGCTGCGGGAGAACAGGTTGAACATGTGCCCGCCCACGATCGTGGGCCGCCGGGCCAGGTCGCCGAAGGTGATGGCCCGGATGATGCCCTCGGGCTCGCAGACGACGTCGTCGTCCATCATCATCGCGTACGTCGCGGTGCCCTTGCGGACCGACTCGAGCTGGCCGCGGGCGTAGCCGCCCGAGCCGCCGAGGTTGCCCTGCTCGATGATGCGCAGCAGGTCGCCCAGCGCCTCGCGTGCGGCGGGCAGCTCCGGGGAGTCGACGACCTTGTCGGTGCCCTGCTCCATCACCATGACCGAGTCGAGGTAGGGACGCAGCGCGTCGTCCTCACCGACCTGCTGGAGCAGCTTGGCGCAGAAGTCGGGGCGGTTCATCGTGGTGATGACGAGGTCGACGGTGCCGTGGGCCTGGCGGTCCGCGGGGACCTCGGCGGTCCACTCGGCGGACTCGACGACGACCTCGTCGTCGCCGGCGACGACGTCGTACCAATACCAGCCGCCGTCCACGAAGGGCTTGAGGCTGAGGTCGAAGACGAACGTGCCCGACGACTCGGAGCCGGTGGTGGCGGTCTCCACGCGCTGGCTGTTGCCGCGGGCCATCGACTTGTAGACGATCACCGACGCGCCCCGACCGGTGACCCGGACGGTGAGCCGGACCGAGGTGACGATGCTCCAGCGGCGCCAGTAGCTGGCCGGGAAGGCGTTGAAGTAGGTGCCGAAGGAGAGCCGGTCGCCCGAGGGGATGCTCATCGCGGTGCGCGAGACGATCTGGTCGGGGTGCAGCTGCGCTCCGGTGGTCACGCCCTGGCGCATCGTGGCCACGTTCAGCTCGCGGGCGTTGCGGTTGCTGCCCACCTCGTACTTGTCGGCGTCCAGGACGGCCGGCTCCGGGTCGACGTACAGCGGCAGGACGTCGAGGTCGCGGTCGACGGGCAGGACCTGGCGCTGCAGCAGCCGGGTGCTCGTGGTGCTCATCCTTCGACTCCTCCGCTGGTCAGTGGCTCGCCGTCGCGGAAGTGCGGGACGAGCTTGTTGTCGAACATGGAGAGCGCCGAGCCGATCGCCATGTGCATGTCGAGGTACTTGTAGGTGCCCAGCCGGCCGCCGAACAGCACCATCGGCTCGGCCCTGGCCAGGTCGCGGTACTTCAGGAGCTTCTCGCGGTCCTCGGCGGTGTTGACCGGGTAGTAGGGCTCGTCGCCCTCCTCGGCGAAGCGGGAGTACTCGTGCACGACGATCGTCTTGCCCGGCAGGTAGGTCCGCTCGGGGTGCAGGTGCTTGAACTCCAGCACGCGCGTGTGCGGCACGTCCTGGTCGTTGGCGTTGACGACCCCGGTGCCCTGGAAGTCGTCGACGTCCAGCGTCTCGGCCTCCAGGTCGATGGTGCGCCACGACAGGTGCCCCTCGACGTTGCCGAAGTACTCGTCGACCGGGCCCGTGTAGACGATCGGCACGACGCCCTTGTACTGCTCGGCCACGTCGAAGAAGTCGGTGTCCGTGCGCACCTCGATGTTCGGGTGCTCGGCCATCCGGGTCAGCCACGCGGTGTAGCCGTCGACCGGCAGGCCCTCGTAGGTGTCGTTGAAGTAGCGGTTGTCGAAGGTGTAGCGCACCGGCAGCCGCGTGATGATGTCGGCGCTGAGCTGCGTCGGGTCGGTCTGCCACTGCTTGGCGGTGTAGCCCTTGACGAACGCCTCGTACAGCGGGCGCCCGATGAGGCTGATCGCCTTCTCCTCGAGGTTCGTGGCGTCCTCGGTGGCGATCTCGCTGGCCTGCTCGGCGATCAGGGCACGGGCCTCTTCGGGGCTGTGGGACTTGCCGAAGAACTGGTTGATCAGACCCAGGTTCATCGGGAAGGAGTAGACCTGGCCCTGGTACTTGGCGAAGACCCGGTGCTGGTAGCCGGTGAAGTCGGTGAACCGGTTGACGTACTCCCACACCCGCTTGTTCGAGGTGTGGAAGAGGTGGGTGCCGTACTTGTGCACCTCGATGCCGGTCTCGTCGTCGATCTCGCTGTAGGCGTTGCCACCGAGGTGGTAGCGCCGCTCGAGCACCAGGACCTTCAGTCCGAGCTCGGAGGCGCAGCGCTCCGCGATCGTGAGTCCGAAGAAGCCGGAACCGACGACGACGAGGTCGGGAGCCTGCTCGGGGGCCTGGTCGTCGGCTGGGGCGGGATCAGTGTGAGGGGCTGGCACGGTGGGTCAGTCTACGGATGAAGCAGGCAGCGGGCGCATCGCACGCGCGGCGCCGATGGCGCGGATCACGTTGACGGCCTCGGCACGCCCCCCGCGCAACGGGCTGAGGAGCACCACGGCCAGCACGATCAGCCAGGGCTTGAGCCGCACCAGCGCGTTCTCGCCGTAGCGCAGGTGCACCGTGAAGAGGTTGCGGTACATGTAGAACCCCTTCCAGCCGGCCAGGTCGTGCTGCTGGTCGAAGTCGAGCTGGCGCACGAGCACCGCGTCGCGCAGGGCCCAGATCCGGAACCCGGCCCGCCGCGCCCGGACCGCGAAGTCCACGTCGTCGTAGAAGATGAAGTAGGAGGGGTCCGGCAGCCCGACCCGCTCCAGCACCCGGCGCCGCACCATGAAGCCCTCGAAGGCGACGTTCTCGAGCTCGACCCGCTCCGGCATGGCGGAGCGGGTGACCCAGTCGGTCTCGACCATCGCGGTCTTGGGCTTGATCGCCAGCGGGTTGCGCAGGTCGAAGCGGGTGGCGGCCTTCTCGCACAGTCGTCCGTGGGAGTCCTCACGCACCGCCATCAGGCAGTCCTCGTCGGCGGCCAGCATGACCCCCAGGCAGTCCGGCGCGGGCAGCACGTCGTCGTCCATGAGCCAGATCCGGTCCACCCCGGCGTCGTACGCCGTGCGGGTGCCGAGGTGGAAGCCCCCGGCGCCGCCGAGGTTCTCCTGCGTCCGCACGACCTGCAGCCCGGGAAGGGTGCAGGCGGCCAGCACGTCGGGGGTGTGGTCGGTGCTGGCGTTGTCGACGACCACCACGAGCTCCGGCGCAGGGTCGAGTGCGGCCAGGCCCTCGAGCATCGGGGCCAGCAGGGCGGCGCGGTTGTAGGTCACCACCACCACCGCCGTGGTCTCGCGGATGGGCTCGGTGGGGGTCATCGCAGGAACCTCTCGTGGCCGGTGAAGTCGCCGCGCAGCCCGGCGCGTGCGGCGCGGGCGCTCAGCACGATGCGGCCCGGGTCGCGGCGGGTGAGCAGGTAGAACCACACCGTCTTGGCCCAGAACATCACCACGTGCGCCCAGCCGCGGTAGTCGCGCAGGTTCACGGTGTTGTTGCGGGCCATGCAGTAGGCCTTGAGCTCGCTGGGGCTGTGGTTGTAGGTCGTGCGCCCGCCCATCATCGGGGTGCCGAGCTCGCCGACGGAGGGGTGGTGCACCCGGGCCCCGGTGATGGTGGCGATCCGGGCACCGGCGGCCTCGGCGCGCAGGCGGTACTCGTGGTCGTCGCCCCAGATGAAGAACTCCGAGCGCGGGAGTCCGATGCGCGCGACCAGCTCGCGCGTCACCAGCACCCCGTTGAAGGGGATGACGATGTCGTCGAGGCGACCGCGCGGGCCGCCGGCGCGCTCGACGTCGGCGAGGCGGTGCACCACCCGGGTGCCGCCGGGCAGCCGGATCGGGAAGACCAGCCGGTCGGGGTCGGCCTCGTCGACGACCAGCGGCCCCCAGAAGTCGAGGTCGTCCTCGGCCAGCAGCCGGGCCAGGCACGCGGGCTCGGGCAGGCCGTCGTCGTCCATCAGCCAGACCAGGTCGGCGTCGCGCCCGCACGCCCACTCCAGGCCGTCGTGGAAGCCGCCCGCGCCACCGAGGTTGCGCTCGAGGGTCCGGGCGAGCAGCAGGGTGCCCTCCGCGGCGGCGGCCTCGGCCAGCCACTCCCCCGTGCCGTCGGTCGAGGCGTTGTCCACGACCAGCACCTCGTCGACCTCGGGCACCTCGCGCAGCCGCGCCACCAGGCGCTGCAGCAGCCCGAGCCGGTTGAAGGTGACCACCACGGCCACGACGCGACGGGGGTCGGGACTCGGGCTCGGCACGGCCCACACCCTACGGGTGGGCGGACTAGCCGAGGAGGCCGACGTGGTTGAGCAGGAACAGGCCCGCGAACCCCACCAGGTAGACCAGGCCGGCGTACGAGAGGTAGCGCAGTCCGGGGCTGAGCGAGCCCTCGCCGCGCACCAGGCTGAAGTTCAACCAGGCGAAGACCGGCGCGGTGAGGAACGCGCTGATCATCGCGAAGGTGAGCATCGCCGCCAGGGAGGCGCTCATCGCGAGGATGATCACGAGCCCGACGCCGACGATCCCGCTGAGCCACAGGTTGAGCGAGCCCCTGCTGAACTCGGGCTCG
This Nocardioides dokdonensis FR1436 DNA region includes the following protein-coding sequences:
- a CDS encoding glycosyltransferase, encoding MSTTSTRLLQRQVLPVDRDLDVLPLYVDPEPAVLDADKYEVGSNRNARELNVATMRQGVTTGAQLHPDQIVSRTAMSIPSGDRLSFGTYFNAFPASYWRRWSIVTSVRLTVRVTGRGASVIVYKSMARGNSQRVETATTGSESSGTFVFDLSLKPFVDGGWYWYDVVAGDDEVVVESAEWTAEVPADRQAHGTVDLVITTMNRPDFCAKLLQQVGEDDALRPYLDSVMVMEQGTDKVVDSPELPAAREALGDLLRIIEQGNLGGSGGYARGQLESVRKGTATYAMMMDDDVVCEPEGIIRAITFGDLARRPTIVGGHMFNLFSRSRLHSFGEVVQPWRFWWQSAPGVFGDWDFASRNLRSTRWLHQRIDVDFNGWFMCLIPRLVLEDIGLSLPVFIKWDDSEFGLRAKAAGYPTVTFPGAAVWHVPWTDKNDALDWQAYFHVRNRFVAALLHSPYPHGGRMIRESRNHQIAHLVAMQYSTVEIRHQALLDVLEGPRALHAQLATKLAEVNATRKQFTDARLQADPDSFAPVRRSKPPRKGKDDSAVPGRMALLVSAGLMPIRQLKKPRPLSRSNPEAEVRAMDAKWYRLARYDSAVVSMNDGSSAALYQRDPETFRELMTKTLQLHERLKREWPRLVEEYRAELGNITSPEAWEETFRPWTEDRADLDG
- the glf gene encoding UDP-galactopyranose mutase → MPAPHTDPAPADDQAPEQAPDLVVVGSGFFGLTIAERCASELGLKVLVLERRYHLGGNAYSEIDDETGIEVHKYGTHLFHTSNKRVWEYVNRFTDFTGYQHRVFAKYQGQVYSFPMNLGLINQFFGKSHSPEEARALIAEQASEIATEDATNLEEKAISLIGRPLYEAFVKGYTAKQWQTDPTQLSADIITRLPVRYTFDNRYFNDTYEGLPVDGYTAWLTRMAEHPNIEVRTDTDFFDVAEQYKGVVPIVYTGPVDEYFGNVEGHLSWRTIDLEAETLDVDDFQGTGVVNANDQDVPHTRVLEFKHLHPERTYLPGKTIVVHEYSRFAEEGDEPYYPVNTAEDREKLLKYRDLARAEPMVLFGGRLGTYKYLDMHMAIGSALSMFDNKLVPHFRDGEPLTSGGVEG
- a CDS encoding glycosyltransferase family 2 protein; translation: MTPTEPIRETTAVVVVTYNRAALLAPMLEGLAALDPAPELVVVVDNASTDHTPDVLAACTLPGLQVVRTQENLGGAGGFHLGTRTAYDAGVDRIWLMDDDVLPAPDCLGVMLAADEDCLMAVREDSHGRLCEKAATRFDLRNPLAIKPKTAMVETDWVTRSAMPERVELENVAFEGFMVRRRVLERVGLPDPSYFIFYDDVDFAVRARRAGFRIWALRDAVLVRQLDFDQQHDLAGWKGFYMYRNLFTVHLRYGENALVRLKPWLIVLAVVLLSPLRGGRAEAVNVIRAIGAARAMRPLPASSVD
- a CDS encoding ABC transporter permease is translated as MAESKRPDEGAAQGSGEMARPSSTHVVDAPLGSPAASQGLLEVFRHRYLLKLLVKREINARYSGSFLGMIWSYINPLSQFFIYLVVFGMLLDRNRTENFAIHIFTGLIVVHFFVETFNAGTRSIVRNKALIRKMSLPKEMFPVASMMVSLYHVGPQVVILVIACLLYGWVPSVAGMLAFVLALGIVMLLGTALALLFSVANVFFRDFSSAVSILTNFVRFGVPMIYPYTLVEERFKGFAQYYLYNPLAEAVLLVQRAFWVGTTEDPAATAATDLPDHLYSRGVIMLVISAVILVIAQLVFRALEDKIPERLN
- a CDS encoding glycosyltransferase family 2 protein codes for the protein MPSPSPDPRRVVAVVVTFNRLGLLQRLVARLREVPEVDEVLVVDNASTDGTGEWLAEAAAAEGTLLLARTLERNLGGAGGFHDGLEWACGRDADLVWLMDDDGLPEPACLARLLAEDDLDFWGPLVVDEADPDRLVFPIRLPGGTRVVHRLADVERAGGPRGRLDDIVIPFNGVLVTRELVARIGLPRSEFFIWGDDHEYRLRAEAAGARIATITGARVHHPSVGELGTPMMGGRTTYNHSPSELKAYCMARNNTVNLRDYRGWAHVVMFWAKTVWFYLLTRRDPGRIVLSARAARAGLRGDFTGHERFLR
- a CDS encoding ABC transporter ATP-binding protein, producing MSYSPSTSIVVENATKSFTLRYHRTFKQVSVAKLRGQQVSDTFKALDDVSFTVEQGESIGLMGLNGSGKSTLLKLVNGIMKPDSGRVLTRGRIAGLIATGAGFHPQLTGRENVYLNAAVFGMSERETNRKLDEIIDFANIGKHLDSPVGNYSSGMFARLGFAVAINVDCDIFLADEALAVGDKPFKRKCMEKMEEVRDSGVTVFYVSHAAGSVRRMCNRVLVLEEGRLGFDGDVDEGIKYVKYDSDDEDKDDDELGADI